The following are encoded together in the Bradymonas sediminis genome:
- a CDS encoding penicillin-insensitive murein endopeptidase has product MPRQLLASGYLRVRWTACALAIPVSALAFGACATQNAALTEAPPAAEKHRSYPAKLPPQAGADGLSAQDAQIPTPAEKPRVDIDPALQAASAILDGALTSSGQRLSAWWTPLSEQPHYSELLDPERKIEYTLSTGSVGAGELLNAREFQHDGAHHSVIDRHRGRGTHYATGAMIELILDAARQVDERVAGPKLRVGNMSLRRGGSMRWSRSHTSGRDADLAFYCKDKKTGERVLAPDLLRFDATGQAIGHPNIEFDTERNWELVQALLSHPTVDIQWLFISNPLKDILLHYARSQNADADLIARASKVLHQPTDALPHDDHLHLRITCPEQDRLEGCLDYGPRWEWVDWHYDALRARSLAIAAAFESPDASTRQSALDLLERIRSPYAPVLALSQARREPSDAVRLRALEVATNIPTESGAAVVEALKFVGQSDFNLDEKAYAYRLLRRAVDPFSLDPLKDIITASDVSPAEQRLAADALAHYMDPELVPFLLTQLQTQPAGVAEKLAVLLRRITNHSEDVDWSLLGMQSDSKEREAALSRWQDWWQANQARPREEWLAEGFSTQGLASAQGQPLDLEAVDALIAMLGSAPDHIAYNANLELKRITGRWAPLEAWDNARLQKYWARWWKWWQANHPKDLLASR; this is encoded by the coding sequence ATGCCTCGCCAATTGCTTGCTTCTGGATACCTTCGCGTTCGTTGGACCGCTTGCGCCCTGGCGATACCGGTCAGCGCCCTGGCCTTTGGGGCGTGCGCCACGCAGAACGCCGCGCTCACCGAGGCGCCGCCTGCCGCCGAAAAGCACCGCTCATACCCGGCTAAGCTACCTCCTCAGGCCGGGGCCGACGGACTGAGCGCCCAGGATGCGCAAATCCCCACGCCAGCTGAGAAGCCGCGCGTGGACATCGACCCGGCGCTCCAGGCAGCCTCGGCGATTTTGGATGGCGCGCTGACCTCGTCGGGACAGCGCCTGTCGGCCTGGTGGACGCCTCTGAGTGAGCAGCCGCACTATAGTGAATTGCTCGACCCGGAGCGAAAGATTGAATACACGCTTTCGACCGGCTCGGTCGGGGCCGGCGAATTGCTCAACGCCCGAGAATTTCAACACGATGGCGCGCACCACTCGGTGATTGATCGCCACCGCGGGCGCGGCACGCATTACGCCACCGGGGCGATGATCGAACTTATCCTCGACGCCGCCCGCCAGGTCGACGAGCGGGTCGCCGGGCCGAAATTGCGCGTTGGAAATATGAGCCTGCGGCGCGGCGGCTCGATGCGCTGGAGTCGCTCGCACACCTCCGGGCGCGACGCGGACCTGGCCTTTTATTGCAAAGATAAGAAGACCGGCGAGCGTGTCTTGGCGCCCGATTTATTGCGCTTTGACGCGACGGGCCAGGCCATCGGCCACCCGAATATTGAGTTCGACACCGAGCGCAATTGGGAGCTCGTCCAGGCGCTCTTAAGCCACCCGACGGTCGACATTCAGTGGCTCTTTATCAGCAATCCGCTCAAAGATATTTTACTGCACTACGCCCGCTCACAGAACGCCGACGCCGACCTCATCGCCCGCGCGTCGAAGGTGCTCCACCAACCGACTGACGCCCTGCCCCACGACGACCACCTCCACCTGCGCATCACCTGCCCGGAGCAAGATCGCCTGGAAGGTTGCCTGGACTACGGGCCGCGTTGGGAATGGGTCGACTGGCATTACGATGCGTTGCGCGCACGCTCGCTGGCGATCGCCGCGGCGTTTGAGTCCCCCGATGCGTCCACACGCCAAAGCGCCCTGGACCTTTTGGAGCGCATCCGCTCGCCCTATGCGCCGGTGCTCGCGCTTAGCCAGGCCCGCCGCGAACCCAGCGATGCGGTGCGCCTGCGCGCGCTCGAGGTCGCCACGAATATCCCCACCGAGTCGGGCGCGGCGGTGGTCGAGGCGCTGAAATTCGTCGGCCAATCGGACTTCAACCTCGACGAGAAAGCCTACGCCTATCGCCTGCTTCGCCGCGCCGTGGACCCATTCTCGCTGGACCCGCTCAAAGACATCATCACGGCGAGCGACGTCTCGCCCGCGGAGCAGCGCCTCGCCGCTGACGCGCTCGCTCACTATATGGACCCGGAGCTCGTCCCCTTTCTATTGACGCAACTTCAGACCCAACCCGCAGGGGTCGCCGAAAAACTCGCCGTTTTGCTGCGGCGAATCACGAATCATAGCGAAGATGTCGATTGGAGTTTATTGGGGATGCAAAGCGACTCGAAAGAGCGCGAAGCCGCGCTGAGCCGATGGCAAGACTGGTGGCAGGCAAACCAGGCCCGGCCGCGCGAGGAGTGGCTCGCCGAGGGCTTCTCGACCCAGGGGTTGGCCTCAGCCCAGGGGCAACCGCTGGACCTCGAAGCCGTGGACGCGCTCATCGCCATGCTCGGCAGCGCGCCCGACCATATCGCCTATAACGCGAACCTCGAACTCAAACGCATCACCGGCCGCTGGGCCCCGCTGGAGGCATGGGACAACGCGCGCCTGCAGAAATACTGGGCGCGCTGGTGGAAATGGTGGCAAGCCAACCACCCAAAAGACCTGCTGGCCTCGCGCTAA
- a CDS encoding DUF507 family protein produces the protein MRLYKGQVPVVAAEITRSLIASGDLEVEDANIVEVERDIESVLNEYIRLDRELNSEAREIQSDQGGGFGRIKTRLAKQKGVEDLKDDPVGFIIAQLIDIFFHSNFVEEVYADDREMRTKLKPMLEKYMKVQEQLDSEVRDKIKNLTEGSRDWDVEYQKAMERIKRTKNLE, from the coding sequence ATGCGTCTGTATAAAGGCCAAGTGCCAGTCGTTGCCGCCGAGATTACGCGATCACTTATCGCCTCGGGGGATCTCGAAGTCGAGGACGCCAATATCGTCGAAGTTGAAAGAGATATTGAGTCGGTGCTCAACGAGTATATTCGCCTTGACCGCGAATTGAATTCCGAAGCCCGTGAGATTCAGTCCGACCAGGGCGGTGGTTTCGGTCGAATTAAAACACGCCTCGCCAAGCAAAAAGGCGTCGAAGACCTTAAAGATGATCCGGTCGGTTTTATCATCGCCCAGCTCATCGATATCTTCTTCCACTCCAATTTTGTCGAAGAAGTCTACGCTGATGACCGCGAAATGCGCACCAAGCTCAAGCCGATGCTTGAGAAATATATGAAGGTGCAGGAGCAGCTCGACAGCGAGGTGCGCGACAAGATCAAAAACCTCACCGAGGGAAGTCGCGACTGGGACGTCGAGTATCAGAAGGCGATGGAGCGCATTAAGCGGACCAAGAACCTCGAATAA
- a CDS encoding DUF7107 domain-containing protein, whose protein sequence is MTKISTPANPPRPTPGIHRWPSAMLSNRWLRLGAALALIFITGCSGCDNDEDGSEPDVAICVADDECSGDDICRGGECVSVCTTDADCQEGVCGAGRYCVPDIGAEECSVNADCLSRVCDDGTCAPPVRCEADADCFTSQFCSTDGACVPQCTAQLDCAVDEVCHDGRCVIGGECTDSSECGPGGVCTDGSCQVACQSDAECGRDGACFDGQCSAGCTDNAQCGEGVCWRGVCTEADPDNPGQPLPGDGEETPDPNETPDAGFSDVGGDDVTEPPVTDPGEAAECSPTNACAAGERCEDGRCVDNGICGADSDCSPGSYCARGQCQLGCTADADCADGDTCGADGRCVGATDPGPISCSASSDCEPCETCLDGTCQVVETICVTSAQCGLEKGCMEGFCHYDCSTDADCPYSQTCQEGTCQTDPAPSPACEASSECQSGETCIDGFCFEGCTSDAACGDKMMCDHGVCRPDYRPGFECRSNANCGDGSTCVNGYCTVTCDQDDQCRTGTCGTGGFCSR, encoded by the coding sequence ATGACTAAAATCTCAACGCCCGCCAATCCTCCCCGCCCAACCCCGGGCATCCATCGGTGGCCGAGCGCGATGCTCTCGAACCGCTGGTTGCGCCTGGGCGCGGCGCTCGCGCTTATCTTCATCACGGGTTGCTCAGGGTGCGACAATGACGAGGACGGCTCGGAGCCGGACGTCGCGATTTGTGTGGCCGACGATGAATGCAGCGGTGACGATATCTGCCGCGGTGGCGAGTGTGTGTCGGTGTGCACCACCGACGCCGATTGCCAGGAAGGTGTCTGCGGCGCCGGGCGCTATTGCGTGCCGGATATCGGCGCTGAAGAGTGCAGCGTGAACGCCGACTGCCTGTCGCGCGTCTGTGATGACGGCACCTGTGCCCCGCCTGTGCGCTGTGAGGCGGACGCGGATTGCTTCACCTCGCAATTCTGCTCGACCGATGGCGCCTGCGTGCCGCAGTGCACGGCTCAGCTCGACTGTGCGGTTGACGAAGTCTGCCACGATGGGCGCTGCGTGATCGGCGGCGAATGCACCGACAGCAGCGAATGTGGCCCCGGCGGCGTGTGCACCGACGGCTCCTGCCAGGTGGCCTGCCAGAGCGATGCGGAATGCGGACGCGACGGCGCCTGCTTCGACGGACAATGCTCGGCGGGCTGCACCGACAACGCCCAATGTGGCGAAGGCGTCTGCTGGCGAGGCGTCTGCACCGAAGCGGACCCCGACAATCCCGGCCAACCGCTGCCGGGCGACGGCGAGGAGACACCCGACCCGAATGAGACCCCGGACGCTGGATTCAGCGACGTCGGCGGCGATGATGTCACCGAGCCGCCGGTCACCGACCCGGGCGAGGCCGCCGAGTGCAGCCCGACCAACGCATGCGCCGCTGGCGAGCGCTGCGAAGACGGCCGCTGCGTTGACAACGGCATCTGCGGCGCCGACTCCGATTGCTCGCCGGGCTCCTATTGCGCTCGCGGCCAATGCCAACTCGGCTGCACCGCCGACGCGGACTGCGCCGACGGCGACACCTGCGGCGCCGATGGACGCTGCGTCGGCGCGACCGATCCGGGCCCCATTTCCTGCAGCGCGTCTTCGGATTGCGAGCCCTGCGAGACCTGCCTGGACGGCACCTGTCAGGTGGTCGAGACCATCTGCGTGACCAGCGCCCAATGCGGCCTAGAAAAAGGTTGCATGGAGGGCTTCTGCCACTACGACTGCAGCACCGACGCCGACTGCCCGTATAGCCAAACCTGCCAGGAAGGCACCTGCCAGACCGACCCTGCGCCGAGCCCGGCCTGCGAGGCGAGCAGTGAGTGCCAGAGCGGCGAGACCTGCATCGACGGCTTCTGCTTCGAGGGATGCACCTCGGACGCGGCCTGCGGCGACAAGATGATGTGCGACCACGGTGTGTGTCGCCCGGATTATCGCCCCGGCTTCGAGTGTCGCTCCAACGCCAACTGCGGCGACGGCTCCACCTGCGTCAACGGCTATTGCACGGTGACCTGTGACCAGGACGACCAATGCCGCACCGGCACCTGCGGCACCGGCGGATTCTGCTCACGCTAA
- a CDS encoding bactofilin family protein, translated as MASTENCTIGPEIKITGRVSGDEDVNVQGTIEGTISLASHLNIEEGGRVVADVEADSIAVQGYLEGEIVAREIVQLLPGCTVTGNIRAPRINIEDGARFRGNIDMDVAMPDAG; from the coding sequence ATGGCATCCACAGAAAATTGTACCATTGGCCCCGAAATTAAGATCACTGGCCGAGTCAGCGGTGACGAAGACGTAAATGTGCAGGGCACGATCGAGGGCACGATTTCGCTCGCGAGCCACCTGAATATCGAGGAAGGGGGCCGCGTGGTCGCCGACGTCGAAGCGGATTCGATCGCGGTGCAGGGCTATCTTGAAGGCGAGATCGTCGCCCGCGAGATCGTCCAACTGCTCCCCGGCTGCACGGTCACCGGAAATATCCGCGCACCGCGCATCAATATCGAAGACGGCGCGCGATTCCGCGGCAATATCGATATGGACGTGGCGATGCCCGACGCGGGCTGA
- a CDS encoding bactofilin family protein has protein sequence MADTIIGKGIVIDGEISGDAPVLIEGTVKGRIQLDSTVQVAEGGVVEADVESNEVEVSGSVTGNIVASERVEIRPVGKMVGDIRSPRILIADGASFKGHIDMDVE, from the coding sequence ATGGCTGACACGATTATTGGAAAAGGCATCGTCATCGACGGCGAAATCTCGGGCGACGCCCCCGTGCTCATCGAAGGCACGGTCAAGGGCCGCATCCAGCTCGACTCCACCGTCCAGGTCGCCGAAGGCGGCGTGGTCGAGGCCGACGTTGAGAGCAACGAAGTTGAAGTCAGCGGCAGCGTGACGGGAAATATCGTCGCCTCCGAGCGCGTCGAGATTCGCCCGGTGGGCAAGATGGTCGGTGATATTCGCTCCCCGCGAATTCTGATCGCCGACGGCGCCAGCTTCAAAGGTCATATCGATATGGACGTGGAATAA
- a CDS encoding polymer-forming cytoskeletal protein, which translates to MADPTIIDAGTRVEGRITGDADVTVQGRVDGEIELSQTLTLDPNGRVYGTIRAREAHIEGAVEGDITAQERIFLGASARVVGSLEAPAIVVADGAQFAGEVRMDLGAEVPSPSTTRTSSSRSSSAARRPTRAPVAPKPVVEPKAAPAKPAVAATSPSTPSPSASASSAQTQTATTTTTTTVTVVEEDVEEQVDEQVDVAASESAEETPKASASSGFQELTVKELREELRELDLQVSGTKDELIERLEQAYEA; encoded by the coding sequence ATGGCAGATCCGACAATTATCGACGCCGGCACCCGCGTTGAAGGACGCATCACGGGCGACGCAGACGTGACCGTTCAAGGTCGGGTCGACGGTGAGATCGAACTCTCTCAAACTCTAACTCTTGACCCCAACGGGCGCGTTTACGGCACGATTCGTGCGCGCGAAGCTCATATCGAGGGCGCCGTTGAGGGCGATATCACCGCGCAGGAGCGCATCTTTTTGGGCGCCTCCGCGCGCGTGGTGGGCTCCCTGGAGGCGCCGGCCATTGTGGTGGCCGACGGCGCGCAATTCGCCGGTGAGGTGCGCATGGACCTGGGCGCCGAGGTGCCGAGTCCTTCGACGACACGCACCAGCAGCTCGCGCTCAAGCAGCGCGGCGCGGCGCCCCACGCGCGCTCCGGTCGCGCCCAAGCCGGTGGTCGAACCCAAGGCTGCACCGGCAAAACCTGCGGTCGCGGCGACCAGCCCGTCTACCCCGTCGCCCAGCGCCAGCGCTTCGAGCGCGCAGACGCAAACGGCCACGACCACGACCACCACAACCGTGACGGTCGTTGAGGAAGATGTCGAAGAGCAGGTCGACGAGCAAGTTGATGTCGCGGCATCGGAATCGGCAGAAGAGACCCCGAAGGCCAGCGCCTCCTCGGGCTTCCAGGAGCTCACGGTCAAGGAGTTGCGTGAGGAGCTTCGCGAACTTGATTTGCAGGTCAGCGGGACCAAAGATGAGCTCATCGAGCGTCTTGAGCAGGCCTACGAGGCCTAA
- a CDS encoding alpha/beta fold hydrolase codes for MNRTSLLSAEDGTQIWYGTLGSGPAIVLCDGLACDGFIWPYLIDELVSDYTIVRWHYRGHGRSENKPENLDSMTIPQLARDLKAVLDALEIEEAVFAGHSLGVQVILEYYGLDPERVRGLIPICGSYKRPLDTLFNTHYFREMLPYVRNLVSISPERAQIFWKTVIPSKLSYLMTTAAAVNTRLARGRDFLPYLDHVANMHLPTFLALLTSASEHDAEDILPTVTVPALVIASEKDEMTPLFRSEEMAELIPDSRLLVLPKGTHVGPIEHPDLINEAVRKFLNELPPPKG; via the coding sequence GTGAATAGAACAAGCTTACTCAGCGCCGAAGACGGCACCCAGATCTGGTATGGCACCCTCGGCAGCGGCCCGGCCATCGTATTATGCGATGGCCTGGCCTGCGACGGGTTTATCTGGCCGTATCTAATCGACGAATTGGTGTCGGACTATACCATCGTGCGCTGGCATTATCGCGGCCACGGCCGCAGCGAAAACAAGCCCGAAAACCTCGACTCGATGACCATCCCGCAGCTCGCCCGCGACCTGAAAGCGGTGCTCGATGCGCTGGAAATCGAGGAGGCGGTCTTCGCCGGGCATTCGCTCGGCGTGCAGGTTATTCTGGAATATTACGGGCTCGACCCGGAGCGCGTGCGCGGTCTTATCCCGATCTGCGGCAGCTATAAGCGTCCGCTGGATACGCTCTTTAACACCCATTATTTCCGCGAAATGCTGCCCTACGTTCGCAACCTGGTCAGCATCTCGCCGGAGCGAGCGCAGATCTTCTGGAAGACCGTCATCCCGAGCAAGCTCTCGTATCTGATGACCACCGCCGCGGCGGTGAATACGCGGCTGGCGCGCGGGCGTGATTTCCTGCCCTACCTCGACCACGTCGCCAATATGCACCTGCCGACCTTTCTGGCGCTTTTAACCTCTGCATCCGAGCATGATGCCGAGGATATCTTGCCCACGGTCACGGTGCCGGCGCTGGTAATCGCGAGCGAAAAAGACGAAATGACCCCGCTGTTTCGCTCCGAAGAAATGGCCGAATTGATCCCCGATAGTCGCCTCCTGGTCCTCCCTAAGGGCACCCATGTCGGGCCCATCGAGCACCCCGACCTCATCAACGAAGCGGTCCGAAAATTCTTAAATGAGTTGCCGCCGCCCAAGGGATAA
- a CDS encoding FHA domain-containing protein codes for MINCNKCGRENEDEYKFCLGCGSALSKPEVKEPQAAQAPQMVNCSHCGTLVPNNFKFCGACGGAIAKQPPAAQAEPVAEKPVPVEAAAPSPGGELAGRLIVIRPDGTEGAEIALHGGTHTVGRSSDRRALANDPFLSPHHASFSPTSGGFNVRDEGSLNGVFVRIAGKAELAHGDLIRMGQELLRFELMSEVEPVIEHTEPKVKLAGSPAGQYWARLCLVAGPDLVSRAYPIGDDGVVIGREVGDILFADDGFVSGRHAAIRLENGKPVLEDLGSSNGTFRRIRTETRVADGDLLLMGQQLFRLVVV; via the coding sequence GTGATCAATTGCAATAAGTGTGGCCGAGAAAACGAAGACGAGTATAAGTTTTGCCTGGGCTGCGGCTCGGCGCTCTCCAAGCCGGAAGTGAAGGAGCCGCAAGCGGCGCAAGCGCCACAGATGGTAAATTGCTCCCATTGTGGAACCCTTGTCCCGAATAATTTCAAATTCTGTGGGGCCTGCGGTGGCGCGATCGCGAAGCAACCGCCAGCAGCGCAGGCCGAGCCGGTGGCTGAGAAGCCCGTCCCGGTTGAGGCCGCCGCGCCGAGCCCCGGCGGTGAGTTGGCCGGTCGTCTGATCGTGATTCGCCCCGACGGCACCGAAGGTGCCGAGATTGCGCTGCACGGCGGCACGCATACGGTTGGCCGCAGCAGCGACCGCCGCGCCCTCGCCAATGACCCGTTTTTGTCGCCTCATCACGCCTCGTTTTCGCCCACCAGCGGCGGCTTTAACGTGCGCGATGAAGGCAGCCTGAACGGGGTCTTCGTGCGCATCGCGGGCAAGGCGGAGTTGGCACATGGCGACCTCATTCGCATGGGGCAGGAGCTGTTGCGCTTTGAGTTGATGTCCGAAGTGGAGCCGGTCATCGAGCATACCGAGCCGAAGGTGAAACTCGCCGGAAGCCCCGCCGGACAATATTGGGCGCGTTTGTGCCTGGTCGCCGGCCCGGATCTCGTCAGCCGCGCCTATCCCATCGGCGATGATGGGGTCGTGATTGGCCGCGAAGTCGGCGATATTCTCTTCGCCGATGATGGCTTTGTCTCCGGGCGGCACGCCGCGATCCGACTCGAGAACGGCAAGCCCGTCCTCGAAGACCTGGGCAGCAGCAACGGAACCTTCCGCCGCATTCGCACCGAAACTCGCGTGGCCGATGGTGACTTGCTGCTGATGGGACAGCAGCTCTTCCGGCTGGTCGTGGTCTGA
- the sctV gene encoding type III secretion system export apparatus subunit SctV translates to MIKQGTIQEFLTKNSDLALAFMVIAIIGMMIVPLPSFLLDMLLTLNITIAVTLLMVSLYVPGAIEISTFPSLLLVTTLFRLALNVSSTRLILLYADAGEVISSFGNFVVQGNYVVGAVIFLILTLIQFLVIAKGSERVSEVAARFTLDAMPGKQMSIDADLRAGAFDLDEARRRRALVQKESKLYGAMDGAMKFVKGDAIAGIIMTSINIIAGMIVGIVMLDMPAAEAAGTYTLLTIGDGLVSQIPALLISTSAGIIVTRVGGGDDDGHLGGDIFRQIVAQPKALAIAAVVLGLLGIIPGLPTVPFLLMGTVVGLAAWGLMRAGPLGEGELTQEQAQQVEEVEEEAKSGARQARAMIPALTPLALDIGSALASEIAGEREEWLRGMVPSMREGVFHEIGVKVPGVRVRTGARHCGARQFMISLDEVPVDMGEVPRGSVLVNEDPASLEVFEITAQPTRHPVTGQPAAWIDKDDRQTVESAGYSTWDAAAYMLLRLTATLKENASEFVGLQQVQQMLDQLEGPYPASVQEVIPKLIALPELTNILRRLAEEGISLRNLPRILEVLSERAQNIKDPVELTEEVRAGLSRYITHKYAGHDGTVVVYVVDRDVEEMISKAVRKTPQGSFLALAPTDTQAILAGVRAQLEGDVAAGRAPIVLTDQAVRRYLRKLVSLEMPQATVLSYQELDPALRIQPIGRIEASYA, encoded by the coding sequence ATGATCAAGCAGGGGACCATTCAGGAGTTTCTCACTAAAAATAGCGACCTCGCCCTGGCGTTTATGGTGATCGCGATCATCGGTATGATGATCGTCCCGCTGCCGAGCTTTCTGCTCGATATGCTCCTGACGCTCAATATCACCATCGCGGTCACCCTGCTGATGGTGAGCCTCTATGTGCCCGGGGCGATCGAGATCAGCACGTTCCCGTCGCTATTGCTGGTGACGACGCTCTTTCGCCTGGCGCTCAACGTCTCCTCGACGCGGCTCATCTTGCTCTACGCCGACGCCGGTGAGGTGATCAGCTCATTCGGTAATTTTGTGGTGCAGGGCAATTACGTGGTCGGCGCGGTGATCTTTTTGATCCTGACGCTGATCCAATTTTTGGTCATCGCCAAGGGCTCGGAGCGCGTCTCGGAGGTCGCGGCGAGGTTCACCCTCGACGCGATGCCCGGCAAGCAGATGTCGATCGACGCGGACCTTCGCGCCGGCGCCTTCGACCTGGACGAGGCGCGTCGTCGCCGCGCGTTGGTCCAGAAGGAGAGCAAATTATACGGGGCGATGGACGGGGCGATGAAATTCGTCAAGGGCGACGCCATCGCCGGGATTATCATGACCTCGATCAATATAATCGCGGGCATGATCGTCGGCATCGTGATGCTGGATATGCCCGCCGCCGAAGCCGCCGGGACCTATACATTGTTGACGATCGGCGACGGCCTGGTCAGCCAGATTCCTGCGCTACTTATCTCGACCTCGGCGGGCATCATCGTGACCCGGGTCGGCGGGGGGGATGACGATGGGCATCTCGGCGGGGATATCTTCCGCCAGATCGTGGCTCAGCCCAAAGCCCTGGCGATCGCCGCGGTGGTCCTTGGATTGCTGGGCATTATCCCAGGGCTTCCAACCGTGCCGTTTCTGTTGATGGGAACGGTGGTGGGCCTGGCCGCCTGGGGCTTGATGCGCGCGGGGCCCCTGGGCGAAGGGGAGCTGACCCAGGAGCAGGCCCAGCAGGTCGAAGAGGTTGAGGAGGAGGCGAAGTCCGGGGCGCGCCAGGCGCGCGCGATGATCCCGGCGCTGACGCCGCTGGCGCTCGATATCGGCTCAGCGTTGGCCTCCGAGATCGCAGGCGAGCGCGAGGAGTGGCTGCGCGGCATGGTTCCCTCGATGCGCGAAGGCGTGTTTCATGAGATCGGTGTGAAGGTGCCCGGGGTCCGTGTGCGCACCGGGGCGCGCCACTGCGGCGCTCGCCAATTTATGATTTCCCTCGATGAGGTGCCCGTGGATATGGGCGAGGTGCCTCGGGGCAGCGTCTTGGTCAACGAGGACCCAGCGAGCCTGGAGGTCTTTGAGATCACCGCCCAACCCACGCGTCATCCGGTGACCGGCCAGCCGGCGGCCTGGATCGACAAAGACGACCGTCAGACCGTCGAATCAGCCGGCTACTCCACCTGGGATGCCGCCGCGTATATGCTGCTTCGCCTCACCGCGACGCTCAAAGAAAACGCCAGTGAGTTCGTCGGTTTACAGCAGGTTCAACAGATGCTCGATCAGCTCGAGGGGCCGTATCCAGCGAGCGTGCAGGAGGTGATCCCGAAGCTCATCGCCTTGCCCGAGTTGACCAATATCCTGCGGCGTCTGGCCGAAGAGGGAATCTCGCTGCGAAACCTGCCGCGTATTCTCGAGGTCCTCTCGGAGCGCGCCCAGAATATCAAAGACCCGGTTGAGTTGACCGAGGAAGTACGCGCCGGTCTAAGCCGCTATATCACCCATAAATACGCCGGCCATGACGGCACGGTTGTGGTCTATGTCGTCGACCGCGACGTCGAGGAGATGATCAGCAAGGCGGTGCGAAAGACGCCCCAGGGGAGCTTTCTTGCGCTCGCGCCCACCGACACCCAGGCGATCCTCGCCGGGGTCCGGGCGCAGCTCGAGGGTGATGTCGCCGCGGGGCGCGCGCCTATCGTCCTCACGGACCAGGCGGTGCGTCGGTATCTGCGAAAGCTGGTGTCGTTGGAGATGCCGCAGGCGACGGTGCTCTCCTATCAGGAGTTGGACCCGGCGCTCAGGATTCAACCGATTGGGCGAATCGAGGCGAGTTACGCGTAG
- a CDS encoding lipid-transfer protein, which produces MSRKVYVVGVGMTKFEKPGGRDWDYPQMAKEAGSQALEDAGVGYENIEQVFAGYVYGDSTCGQTAAYELGLSGVPIYNVNNNCSTGSTALFMAKQLIEGGIIDCALALGFEKMERGSLSNKYEDRQNPLGRFYTTMSEQRGMTKAPPAVQIFGNAGIEHMEKYGTKAEHFGMVSLKNHMHSTRNPRSQFQDEYTLEQIMGSRPIHGPLTMLQCCPTSDGAAAAVLASEEFVKEHGLEDQAVEILAMSMTTDTPSTFGDSAMKLVGTDMTRRAAQQVFAAAGLTPDDVDVIELHDCFSTNELITYEGLGLCGEGKGGELIESGNVTYGGKWVVNPSGGLISKGHPLGATGLAQCAELNWQLRGLADKRQVDGAEIALQHNLGLGGAAVVTLYRR; this is translated from the coding sequence ATGAGTCGCAAAGTCTATGTTGTCGGTGTTGGCATGACCAAATTCGAGAAACCCGGCGGGCGCGACTGGGACTACCCCCAGATGGCCAAAGAGGCGGGCAGCCAGGCGCTCGAAGACGCGGGAGTGGGCTATGAGAATATCGAGCAGGTCTTCGCCGGCTACGTCTACGGCGACTCGACCTGCGGGCAGACCGCGGCCTACGAGCTCGGGCTCTCGGGCGTCCCCATCTATAACGTGAATAATAACTGCTCGACCGGCTCGACGGCGCTGTTCATGGCCAAGCAGCTCATCGAGGGCGGCATCATCGACTGCGCGCTGGCCCTGGGTTTTGAGAAGATGGAGCGCGGCTCCCTGAGCAATAAATACGAAGACCGCCAGAACCCCCTGGGGCGCTTTTATACCACGATGAGCGAGCAGCGCGGCATGACCAAGGCGCCGCCGGCCGTGCAGATTTTTGGCAACGCCGGCATCGAGCATATGGAAAAATACGGCACCAAGGCCGAGCATTTCGGCATGGTCTCGCTCAAGAACCATATGCACTCGACGCGCAACCCGCGCTCGCAATTCCAGGACGAATATACCCTTGAGCAAATCATGGGCTCGCGCCCCATCCACGGCCCGCTCACGATGCTGCAATGCTGCCCGACCTCCGACGGCGCGGCCGCGGCGGTGCTGGCGAGCGAGGAGTTCGTCAAAGAGCACGGCCTGGAAGACCAGGCGGTTGAGATCCTGGCCATGAGCATGACCACCGACACGCCGTCGACCTTCGGCGACAGCGCGATGAAGCTGGTCGGGACAGATATGACCCGCCGCGCCGCCCAGCAGGTCTTCGCCGCCGCGGGCCTGACCCCCGACGACGTCGACGTCATCGAGCTGCACGACTGCTTCTCCACCAACGAACTCATCACCTACGAAGGTCTCGGCCTGTGCGGCGAGGGCAAAGGCGGCGAGCTTATTGAGTCTGGCAATGTCACCTACGGCGGTAAATGGGTCGTGAACCCCTCCGGCGGGCTCATCTCCAAGGGGCATCCGCTGGGCGCCACCGGCCTGGCCCAATGCGCCGAGCTCAACTGGCAATTGCGCGGCCTGGCCGACAAACGCCAGGTCGACGGCGCCGAGATTGCCCTGCAGCATAACCTTGGCCTGGGCGGGGCGGCCGTCGTCACGCTGTATCGCCGCTGA